Within the Fusobacterium sp. DD2 genome, the region TGGTATGTTAAAGTTCATCTTTTAATCCTCCTAATAATTTAATAATCAACTGAAACACTATTTTTTCATTATTTTAGCTTGTCCTTTTAATACTACTTTTCCCTCTTGATTTGTACAGATTGTTGAAAGGATAACTCTATTTTTTTCAGGAATCAATTCTATTATTTCAGCTGTAGCAGTAATTGTATCTCCAAAATACACAGGAGCTGTAAACATCATTTCCTGTCCCATATATATACTTCCTTCACCTGGAAGTTTTGTTCCTAGTACAGCAGATACAAGTCCGGCAGTTAACATTCCATGGGCTATTCTATGTTTAAACATAGTTGTTTTCGCATATTCTTCATTTAAGTGAGCAGGGTTTATATCCAGTGTTAATCCTGCATAAAGTGTTACGTCCCCTTCAGTTATTGTTTTAGTTACAGTTGCTTTCATTCCTAATTCTAATTCTTCAAATCTCATTTTTATATTAAATTGCTTCTCTAAGCAATATCCTCCTAATTAATTTTTAAATATCTCTCTATAAAGTTAATCCCATTTTTTCATCTCTAAAAATTCTTTCATCCATCAATTTTAAATTTTCAGAAATTAAAGGTTTAAAATCCATCTGACTAAGAATATGTTTGTCCAAATCTACTCCAGGAGCTATCTCAGTAAGAACAACTCCTTCTTTTGTAAGTTCAAAAACAGCTCTTTCAGTTACATATATAACTTTTTTATCATTCATTCTTGCTACATCTCCACTGAAAGTGATCTGTTCAACATCAGATATAAATTTTTTAATTTTTCCATCTTGTTTTATAACAAGCTGTCCATCTTTAACTTCAATATCTAGGCCACCAGCTGTAAATGTTCCACAAAATACAACTGATTTGGCATTTTGAGTGATATTTATAAATCCACCGCATCCCGCAATTTTTGGTCCAAATTTAGAAACATTTATATTTCCATTTCTATCACATTGAGCTAATCCTAAAAAGGCTGCATCTATTCCACCACCATCATAAAAATCAAACTGATATGGTTGGTCCACAGTAGCTCTAGGATAGATAGAAGCACCAAAGTTAAGTCCTCCTTCTGGAGTTCCTCCAATTGCTCCTGGTTCAACAGTAGGGATGAAATGCTCTTCCTGTTGCTCTTCATTTAATACATTTGCAATCATTTCAGGCATTCCAATTCCATAATTAAGTATTTTTTGATTTCTATTTAGGAGCATTGCACATCTTCTTGCAACTATTTTTCTTTCATCAAGTTTTGCTGCATCTTTAGGTGTGTTAACAGTTGATTTTCTTGTTACATATTCATCTCTATAATCAACACCTAATGTCTGTTTATGATTTTCCTCATTCTCTGCAACAACTACATAATCAACTAAAATTCCAGGGATTTTTACATCTTTTGGTTGGATATAACCATCTTCAAGTGTTCTTTTTACTTGAACTATTACTTTTCCACCATTATTTTTTACAGCCATAGCAATTGACAAAGTCTCAAGAGTAAGAGGTTCTTCTTCCATTGAGATATTTCCTTCACAATCTGCAGTAGTTCCTTTTAATAAGGCAATATCTCCTTTTTGACCTTTGAAAAACAATACATCTCTCTGATTTAAATGTAATTTCTCAACAATATCCTCTTTAGTGATATCGTTTAACTTTCCACCCTGTAAATCTGGATCTACAAATGTCCCTAATCCTACGTGAGAAATTGTTCCAGGTTTATTAGCAGCCATATCTCTAAACATCTGAGCTATAACACCTTGAGGGAAATTGTATCCTTCTATATCATTACTATTTGCTAATTCTCCAAGCTTTGGAGCCAGACCCCAGTGCCCACCTATAACTTTCTTTATCATTCCCTTATGAGCAAATCTATTTAATCCTGTTCCTGTTTTGGCATTTCCAAATCCAGCAGCAAACATGATGTTAAGATCTTTAGGAGTTCCTTTTTCTAAAAAAGATTTTTCAACCTCTATATAGACTTCTTCTGGGATACCTATTCCAACAAATCCATCTAAAAATACAGTCATTCCATCTTTTATAACTCCTGCAACTTCAGTTGCTTTAATAAATTGAGCCATATCCTCACTTCCTCTTTAATTTTTTTATTTTGAAAAAGCAGGATATTTTGTTATCATTTTTTACTGTCATATTCAAGGCGATTATATTTGAATTCCATACAAATGTCAATTAATTTTTTTAACATAAATTGAAAAAAATCTATTTTATGTATTTTTTAAGATAATTAAACTCAGAAAAAATCTTTTGAAAGCTTTATTTTGTCCGAGTTTAAAACGTTTTTCAATATTTTCATTATGAATTTTTTTCATATACAAAATGACAAAAATGTATTAAAAATCACCCATTCTTGATTAAAAAAATCATGTGTTATTCTTACAATTAATTTAAATTTAATATATAATATTCCTAATTAAAAAAAATAAAGAGGTGAATTTTAAAAATGAATATAAAAGCACTGACCTATTTTTTAGAGGTTGCTAAAGAAAAGAGTTTTACTAAAGCTTCTAAAAAACTATTTGTTTGCCAGTCTGCATTAAGTAAATCAATTAAAACTTTTGAATTTGAGTTGGGCACAACTCTTATAGATAGAACATCTAAAGAGTTTAAACTAACTCCTGAAGGTCAGATTTTTTATGATAACGGCATTATTGCTCTTAAACATATAAATGAACAATTATCAATTTTATTAGATTCAATAACTCTTGAAAAAGGAAAAATAAAAGTTGGAGTTCCACCTGTTATAAGTACTATTTATTTTACATCTATCATTCAACAGTTTAGAGCTAAATACCCCTCTATTCAATTAAATGTAATAGAAGCTGGAGCTAATACTGTCAAAAGTAAAGTTGAAAAAGGGGATATTGATATTGGAGTAGTTATTCTTCCTTTTTCTTCTGAGAATTTTGATGTTACTGAGATTTTTGAAGCGGAGATTGTAGGAGTTGTGAATAAGCAGCATCCTCTAGCAAAATATGATGAAGTTTCAATAAAAGACTTTATAGATGAACCCTTAATTTCACTCAACGAAGCTTATATGCTTCACGACATTATCCATGACAAATGCCGAGAAGCTGGATTTACCCCAAATATAATCTATAAAAGTTCTCAATGGGATTTTATAGCTGAACTTGTAGCATTAAATCAAGGAGTTTCAATTTTACCAAAACCAATTTTAAGTAAATTTCATTCTAAAAATATAAAAGCTCTAAAAATTAAAGAAGGGTTTCCATGGAATATAGCATTTATTGTCCGTAAAGATAAATATATTTCTAAGGCCATTAAACTTTTTATTGATTTTACCAAGGAGATAGAATTATAGATACTTTTATAAAAATATTTCTCTAATATGATTTTTTTTCATATAAAGTAT harbors:
- a CDS encoding MaoC family dehydratase, whose translation is MRFEELELGMKATVTKTITEGDVTLYAGLTLDINPAHLNEEYAKTTMFKHRIAHGMLTAGLVSAVLGTKLPGEGSIYMGQEMMFTAPVYFGDTITATAEIIELIPEKNRVILSTICTNQEGKVVLKGQAKIMKK
- a CDS encoding acyl CoA:acetate/3-ketoacid CoA transferase; this encodes MAQFIKATEVAGVIKDGMTVFLDGFVGIGIPEEVYIEVEKSFLEKGTPKDLNIMFAAGFGNAKTGTGLNRFAHKGMIKKVIGGHWGLAPKLGELANSNDIEGYNFPQGVIAQMFRDMAANKPGTISHVGLGTFVDPDLQGGKLNDITKEDIVEKLHLNQRDVLFFKGQKGDIALLKGTTADCEGNISMEEEPLTLETLSIAMAVKNNGGKVIVQVKRTLEDGYIQPKDVKIPGILVDYVVVAENEENHKQTLGVDYRDEYVTRKSTVNTPKDAAKLDERKIVARRCAMLLNRNQKILNYGIGMPEMIANVLNEEQQEEHFIPTVEPGAIGGTPEGGLNFGASIYPRATVDQPYQFDFYDGGGIDAAFLGLAQCDRNGNINVSKFGPKIAGCGGFINITQNAKSVVFCGTFTAGGLDIEVKDGQLVIKQDGKIKKFISDVEQITFSGDVARMNDKKVIYVTERAVFELTKEGVVLTEIAPGVDLDKHILSQMDFKPLISENLKLMDERIFRDEKMGLTL
- a CDS encoding LysR family transcriptional regulator, with translation MNIKALTYFLEVAKEKSFTKASKKLFVCQSALSKSIKTFEFELGTTLIDRTSKEFKLTPEGQIFYDNGIIALKHINEQLSILLDSITLEKGKIKVGVPPVISTIYFTSIIQQFRAKYPSIQLNVIEAGANTVKSKVEKGDIDIGVVILPFSSENFDVTEIFEAEIVGVVNKQHPLAKYDEVSIKDFIDEPLISLNEAYMLHDIIHDKCREAGFTPNIIYKSSQWDFIAELVALNQGVSILPKPILSKFHSKNIKALKIKEGFPWNIAFIVRKDKYISKAIKLFIDFTKEIEL